The DNA segment CATATCAGATGAACTTGAGAGAAGGTTTGGCAAGCGCAAAGAAGAATATTCTGGGAACAATTAAGCGCGACCAGACGCAAGAACCCGGTTAAAAACCAAGAAATCGTGTGCCGACGGCTAGATTTTTTTCTTAGGAGAGTCTTTTCGGAGTAGGCCTGTTCTTTTTAGGCCTGTCCTTCTCTTCTATGTACTCCCCGATATGAGTTCTTTTTCTCACCGAAGGCGGCAGGTTTGAGAGATCGGGCTTCGGCATGTCGGTTGAAAGGTCCCTGGTAAAAGCGAAAGTCGAGATCACTTTTTCCACCTTCTTTTTCTCCCCGCAATAGCACTTTACGTTCTTTTCATCCCCTTCTTCGTATATAAGTTCGGAAAACCTGTAGTTTCGCATGTTGAAAAGCGCAAGCAGGGTTCCATTCTTAAGGTAGTAGTCGTTGAATATGGAATCTTTTCCCTTTCTCCCGTGTTTTGCGACTATTTCTTCGCGCTCGAGGTCGACAACCTCTATAGCATAGATGTTGTCATATTTCTCGACAAGGCTTTTGACGGTACTCTTGTCCCGTTTTCTCTCAAGAGTCTTTAGTGATTTTTCAACGTTGCCTCTGCACTTAGTGCATTCAAATTCATAGAGTGGCATTTGCGTCTCCTATCTGTTGAAATACTGGTTAAGGTGATCCTGTCCTACCCAGTCGCTTGCTATTTCTTCATCTTTTTGCTGCTTGTATTCAAGATGCCACCTGAGTTCGTCCCCGGGACCCGGAGCTCTTTTGCTCTTGTCGTCGAATATGGCCTTGAAGGTGGAAAAAACCCTTCTCACAGATCCGGGATCGTCGCAGAGAGGACATTTGATTTCATCCTGATCGTCGTCATCTCCGTACACAAGGTGGTCGAAACGAAAATTCTTAAGCTCAAGATAAAGCACTTTCCCGTTATCAAGCTTGTAACGAAACCGCCTTGCACCGCTTATACCCCTTTCCCCTAGTTCAAAGAACTGTTTTCCATTCTTGTCGCTTGTTACTTCGATGTAACAGAAGTTGCGGTTCTGCTTGAAAATTTTCCTCGCATTAGTCTTGGTAAGCTTAGCGACCAGATCGTCTATATCCGTGTTGTAACTCTCCATACAACTGTCGCATTCATATTCGTATAACGGCACGTTATGCCTCCGGAAAAACTTTTAATCTGGAGAATTATAAACAATATAATCTGAGTTTAAAGCCCGAAAACCCTGAAGCCTCCAAAACATTGCTGAAAAAGAGTGCAGTGAGCAAACACCGCTGCACTGAAATCACATCACCCGAATTGATCAATTCCCTGCCATATTATGGTGTTATACTTTGTAGCACGATGAAGGCAATGGTTCTAAAGGGTACGCACGACCTGTCTGAAAACAATACTCCTCTTGAGTTGCTGGAAATCCCCACTCCGAAACCCGCTGAAGGAGAAGTGCTGATACGGGTTTTGGCCTGCGGCGTCTGTCACACCGATATGGATGAGGTGGAAGGAAGGGTGATGCCTCCTTCTTTTCCAATTGTTCCTGGGCACCAAGTTGTAGGGGTGATTGAAGAACCCAGCCTGAGATTCAACGCAGGCGACATGGTTGGAGTCGCGTGGATAGGAGGAACCTGCGGAAAATGCGGCCACTGCGGGAGTGGACGGGAGAACCTCTGCCATGAGTTTACTGCTACCGGCAGGGACAGAAACGGGGGGTTTGCCGAGTTCATGGTCGCAGACGCAGAATTCATTTACCCCATACCTGCGGAAATGGATCCGGTGAAAACTGCCCCTCTCCTATGCGCTGGAGCGATAGGTTATCGCTGCGTGAAACTCTCCGGAATAACAGACGGAGACGCCATAGGGCTTATGGGATTCGGGGCTTCAGCTCATCTGGTGATAAAGCTGCTTCGCCACACATATCCCCTAAGCGAGGTATTCGTATTCGCAAGGGGGGAAAGGGAAAGACAATTTGCCACAGATCTCGGAGCATTCTGGTCAGGGAAAATTGAAGAGCATTCCCCAAAGCAACTTTCCGCCATCATCGACACCACGCCGGTATGGAAGCCGGTTCTGCACTCGCTTGAGAATCTCGTCGCCGGGGGAAAACTGGTCGTAAACGCCATCAGTAAAGAAAACTCCGATATTGACTCTCTGCTGAGCCTTGATTATCAGTCGCACCTCTGGCTTGAAAAAGAGATAAAGAGCGTAGCAAACGTCACAAGAGAGGATGTCGCAGGCTTTCTCTCGGTCGCATCCAGCTTGGGAATAGAGGCTGAGGTCACCGAGTATGGACTTGAAGAGGCAAACACGGCGCTTTTGGAAATCAGAAGGGGAGGAGGCAAAGGTGCCAAGGTTCTAAAAATAGCCGACCGGTAACTTTTTCAAAATACAGAGTGTCCAATTTCCTCCAGTTTATTCTCAAGCGACTCGCTCTCAAGCGACTCGAATGGAAGAGACAAAAACGCCCTAACCCGTCTTTCCAATAATCCATAGGCTTCGGCGAAAGCTTCTCGCTGTTCGGCCTCGGTCCCCTGAACGCCCGCAGGATCCTCAAGACCCCAGTGGGCCGTTACGGACCTGCCCGGCCACACAGGACAAACCTCATTCGCCGCATTGTCACACACTGTAAAGACAAAATCCATCGCAGGGGCACCCGCCGCCTCAAACTCGTCCCAAGACTTGGAACGCAGGTTCTCCGTGTCATGCCCCCGGCGGAGCAGAAGTTCAAGAGCATAAGGGTGAATTTCTCCCCGCGGATGACTTCCAGCGCTGTAGCCGACAAAACGCCCGTCACTATTGCGATTCAAAAGAGATTCGGCGATAACCGAACGGGCCGAGTTGCCCGTGCAGAGAAACAGTACCCTGTAGATTCGTTCGCGTGATGGCTTCTTTTCTTTCATAACCTTGCTCTATCGGTTTGCCTACATTTAGACACCTAGGCTTGGTAATATATAATTTCTCCGTGCCCAAAAATAAAGAAATTCTTGTAAAAACTGAAAATTCCGTCTGTACCCTTACGCTTAACCGCCCCGAGAAAAGAAACTCTCTTACCCCGAAAACTCTCAAACTGTTAACAGAGGAATTCCTAAAACTGGGAGAAATCCCCGAAATCAGGTGTGTTGTGATAACGGGAAGCGGCGATAGGGCATTTTGCTCAGGATACGATATAGACTCAATATCCGATGAAGAAATTGCCATAGAAAACGACCATCCTCTTACCGAAGCCATACGGGCAGTAAAATCTTACCCCCTTCCCGTAATAGCAATGATAAACGGTCACGCTTTCGGGGCAGGGCTTGAGCTTGCGGTTGCCTGTGATATAAGAGT comes from the Candidatus Dadabacteria bacterium genome and includes:
- a CDS encoding arsenate reductase ArsC; protein product: MKEKKPSRERIYRVLFLCTGNSARSVIAESLLNRNSDGRFVGYSAGSHPRGEIHPYALELLLRRGHDTENLRSKSWDEFEAAGAPAMDFVFTVCDNAANEVCPVWPGRSVTAHWGLEDPAGVQGTEAEQREAFAEAYGLLERRVRAFLSLPFESLESESLENKLEEIGHSVF
- a CDS encoding alcohol dehydrogenase catalytic domain-containing protein, whose protein sequence is MKAMVLKGTHDLSENNTPLELLEIPTPKPAEGEVLIRVLACGVCHTDMDEVEGRVMPPSFPIVPGHQVVGVIEEPSLRFNAGDMVGVAWIGGTCGKCGHCGSGRENLCHEFTATGRDRNGGFAEFMVADAEFIYPIPAEMDPVKTAPLLCAGAIGYRCVKLSGITDGDAIGLMGFGASAHLVIKLLRHTYPLSEVFVFARGERERQFATDLGAFWSGKIEEHSPKQLSAIIDTTPVWKPVLHSLENLVAGGKLVVNAISKENSDIDSLLSLDYQSHLWLEKEIKSVANVTREDVAGFLSVASSLGIEAEVTEYGLEEANTALLEIRRGGGKGAKVLKIADR